Genomic segment of Jaculus jaculus isolate mJacJac1 chromosome 6, mJacJac1.mat.Y.cur, whole genome shotgun sequence:
GGACAATGACAAACTcatcacaaattaaaaatatcatgaatccaaaattcatttgtaaCCTTATGCACATCATAGTTCATCAGCACAACACACTGTAGAGAACTGTATGTACAAGGTTTATCCTCATGAGTACACAGCTTCTTACCACAAAGTGGTAAAAATATAATTAGAGTTTCTACTCTATGCTTAGCACTTGCACATCATTATAAATTCAAGAAGTTATTAGTTGAGCCATAGGTAACTCAAGAACCATCTGtaattatactttaaaaactcTATATCACTATGATACAGAATTCATATTGCTAGAATTGATCATTGGTTAAAGCAGGTTAGTAAGCTTTCTCCATCATAGAGTTAAAATTATAAAGTACTCAATTATAAACTTATATATGGTAATGAATATGGATATGAAtctataaaaagttaaaattttacaAAGTGTTTATGTATAGTGAATGGAAGACTAAAATTTGAACTTCAAAAGCCAGTaatgatatattaaaaataaaataatcaatgaaTGCTAAAACTATTGTGATGCATTGTAGTAAACTGGAAATAACACCATAACTAATAATACTTGTGCCAGTCACATATATTTTATTGGACTCTGGGGCCATAGAGGTTTTTCTCCTGGCCTCATGTTCTATAGCCACTAAATGGCCATCTGAATAATGCTACACTATCTTACGATCATTAACAACAGGATCTGCACATCCTtaccctctgtgtctctgggttaATGAGCATCACCACACCTCTGGGTatggacctctgggtctctgggctGATGATCATCACCATAATTAggacaattttaaaaatcctttctaCTCAGTAGAGAAAGAAGGTATTTTCTACATGTTCTCATATGATTGTCATCTTTCTCTCTATGGAAGCTGCATTTCATCTACATCAAACATTTGGCCAAAGAACAGATAGACACCAATAAAAGGGTACCTGTGCTCACTGCATCTGTTGTTCCTTTATTAAATTCATTTATCTAAACTTtgagaaaaaagcaaaacaaactatCAAAGTCACTGTTAAAAATGGATATATCTTACACAAGTAAgagtgtgtatatacatatattacaaaTAAGTATATGCTGGATTCTAGCAATTAAATGTAAATTTGGTTCCTTTACATTTTGCTGGAAGTCTTAACTAGTTCAGTGAGGTTAACATTCTCATGGTCCCTTAATCTTTTTTGTGTACAACTTAGATAAAATcatttctctcttaaacaaatttgtttctatttctaacAGAACATGAGAGTGAATTTCCAGTGAATAAAATCTCCCTTTGTTTGCACTTAACTTTTCTAACattctttaaacaaaaaaaattgtataacTTGACAATTTAGTATTTATGAATTCTTAGAAATTTTTGGAACAATGGCTTTACTAATCTTTTATTTgtgtcagattcacaaagtggtacatgcatctggagttcctttgtaacaTTTGGAGGCTcagacatgctcattctctctgtctctctcctatccctctctgcttgcaaataaatatgcacaacccacaattccTATGGGgataacctgcatccccaacaaggagggcccctttggtaaaggggcagggatgagagaaaagatggcaccaacatgtgttgtttccatactatgtccataactaataaaaatatttcaaaaagaaaaaagaaaacatatatatatttaatcttttaaatGTAAAGCCATATTTTTCTTACAAAgtaaaaatgcaaacaaattttCAAAGTGGTGATATTAAtgacaaaataatacaaaaatattaatgcaGTCATTCAAAAAAACTAAAGATAGCATAATAGCTTGAATGTCCAATAGTTTTTTGGGTTTCTTTATGTGCTTTTAGTTTTAAGTGATTATCTGTTTTCCCTTTTTAATCTTTGTAATTTTCATAATGTCCATGAGTTACTTTTTAAAGATAAGGCTGTCTTATGTCAGTTTCATTGCCATAGACAAtaccagaataaaaaaaaagctatcacTTAACATATACTGTCCACCCTGATGAGTGTATCTAATGCAGTTCTATTTCCTCATCCCTAGGGGCATTTTCCCTATTGTTGACTGTGAGAAGTTGGTTGCCAGAAATGATTATATTGATTCCTTAGTGAATTTTGAATCTGGGGCTCcaaggattcttttgtttcttgacGCTCTTGTCTTCTAATATAGTtggaatatataaaataacagcTGTAATatttagtggcatgtctgtctaGATCAGCTATTTGTAGGCACCCAGTAGTTTCTCCTAGAATCTCCAACAATTTACTCTAGGTCTTCCTGTATGTTAGctagaaagagagcaagaacatATAGTCATTGTTGAAAATGACAGATACTCTCTCATGAAAACACTCTGTTAAGGAGGCtctgggcacttcagggcctcttctAGTTGAGCATTCTTCCCAGAGAAAACATAGCATTCACACATCTCCACTGTTCAGCTTGGGTCTCACCACAAGCACCTACAAATAAACTCTCTTCAGATGTTGTGAGACAACTACTGCTAAAAGAGTAAGTAACATGCTTATTGTTCTAGTCATTTGCACTATGTCCCTTAACACATGTATGCTTCCAGGAAAAAGAAAGGTGAGTGTGAAATACGGTCATACACTTCTTTAAGAAAAGCTCTATGCTTaagtaatattaaataaattaaacactAAATAACATCAGCTGagattttttgatttatttcagatctttttcaaaaataaaataccatctggaaattaaaaatcaaaatagtttaattaaaatgactataatgtgttaaattttaaaaatgtattaaagactGAATTCAGAAAAGTGAAATATTGATAACTGAAGATGAAAGGTCATTTGAAGACCTGGGCAACACTGAATGCTATACCAAAGCAACTAATGAGTAGTAAATTGAGATTATTGAAAAAGGAAGACATGACGTGATGTGGTTGCCTGTaattcccagcattcaggaagcagtgGCCAGAGGATAGTGAGCTCAATGTGAGCAGAGAGACGCTAtatccaaaagaaaaacaaaaacaacccagaGAGGTTCTCCAAGTGTGAGCTATATACAGTTACCTTCTAATGGCAATGCACTTCCCAAGTAGGTATTATCTCCTCATCCAGTTTTATTCAGTGTGATCCTAGACTAAGATCTATGCTGCATGGAGGTGTTCTTCCACTTTGGGACATTTGCTCAGTTCATGTCCAAAGACATTTCTCACTCAattagacaaaaaaagaaagatattgtTTAATGTTCTGAAAGTACATGCATCAAAGTTGGTAGATTCTGCAGTAAAGTTGGGTAGAAGCAATAATTTCTGGTGTTCCATAGAACAAAGAATAACTACAAGCAAAAGGATTTTTAGCATTCTCCACAGAAAGAACTGATACTTGAAGCAGTAAAATGGCTACATTGAATATTAGATTGAACTGTCCCACTAAGCCCCATAAATATTACACTTACTATATTTCAATTAAATATGCAACTATATTTTTGAAACAATTTTCTGATGGAAATGTTGATGATCACAAAAAATAGCTTAATCATAAAACATTCCCTTTATGTTTAATAGAAGTAAAAAATTAGCTCTGAAAACATTATTTACAGGTTAGAAATCTATTAATATCCATCAAAATAATtgggaatatatttttaaaaataatttttgcctAGGTGTTGATTCAACACAGAATGACAAAGTCCCTAATTTTTGGTCTTAATACTTCACTAAAAGAAATATTGAGCAAACATTGAGAGATTAACATACTAAAAGGTGTAAAGAATAAAATAGGGGAAATTAGCCAATTTAACTTTGGCAATTTTTAATCTACCTCAGCTCTGATCTTATGTATAAATTGATTAAGCTTTACATATAGTTATGTCTTTACCTTAACTCTTCTGTTACACCAAATGTACAACATAATTTTTCATATTGTCTTCCTATGATtctcaatatttttgttttagaaaactgAAAAAGTTACTGTTCCTTTATGTCAATTGCCAACAAAAACAACATCTTCATAACACTAAAACATTCAGGCAAATGAGTACTGATAATAAGGCTAGTGACTGAGACTTGGAACTCCTAAAACCCAGACCACTGATCAAGGGATCAGTGGGCATATGCTTCCCTCGTAGTGTGTTCCAGTCTGAATGTCTAACTGAAATCGTGAaaatttatatacatgtgtgaagcATGTGCATACATACTCTCACACTTTAAATTTCTTCACCTTAATAAGCTAATAAATTTGGATGTCGGATGAATTAAATGTTTATGAGAGTCATCATGAACTGTCTTTATCATTGAATTCTAGTTCAAGTCTTTCTGACATTAACATTTAGGTTTGGCAAAATCCAAAAGTCAAAAATGAGAAATCACACAGCCATTACAACCTTCATCCTCCTGGGACTGACAGACGATCCTCAGCTGCAggtcttcctttttatttttctatttatcacCTACATGTTGAGCATCACTGGTAATCTGACCATCATTACCCTTACTGTAGTGGATTCCCACCTTAAAACTCCCATGTATTTTTTCCTGCAAAATTTCTCTTGTTTAGAAATCTCATTTACAACTGCCTGTATTCCAAGATTTCTATACAGTATTTCAACTGGAGACAGAACAATTACctatgatgcatgtgccacccaatTATTTTTTACAGATCTCTTTGGGGTAACTGAATTTTTTCTTCTGGCTACCATGTCATATGATcgctatgtggccatctgcaaACCTTTGCATTATATGACCATCATGAACAGCAAGGTGTGCAAAACAATGATTGTTATTTGCTGGATATCAGCACTCATAATTATTCTTCCACCACTTGGTATAGGTTTGCGTTTGGAATTCTGTGATTCTAACATCATTGATCATTTTGGCTGTGACGCAAACCCTCTTCTGAAAATATCATGCTCAGACACATGGCTAATTGAGCAGATGGTAATAGCCTCTGCTGTATTGACCTTCATCATCACTCTTATTTGTGTAGTCCTTTCCTATATATACATCATAAGAACAATTATAAAATTCCCTTCTgttcaacaaagaaaaaaagctttTTCTACCTGTTCTTCACACATGATTGTGGTCTCCATCACCTATGGCAGCTGCATCTTCATCTACATCAAACCATCTGCAAAAGAAGAGGCAACCCTTAATAAAGGTGTGACCGTGCTTATTTCTTCAATATCACCCATGTTAAATCCTTTCATATACACCCTGAGAAATAAGCAAGTTAAACAAGCCTCTAGTGACTTTCTCAAGAAAATTGCATATCTTTTAAGGAAGTAAAGCATATTGAGGTGGACAAATCAAAGAATTGACATATACTTCATATTTTTCATAACCAACAACCAACTATATAATTTCTTAGACTATAGACAAGTCAGGTAGACCCCATAGGATTTTAATCATTAATTTTCCACTAATTCATTTACAAAGAAAGTAATCACACAAAAAAAGTGATAGGGAAAAATGTTGCACTTTTAATCTTTTAACCAGAACCTATCACAATAAAATCAGTAGTTTCCTTCCTTCCAGTTGATTTTCCCATACGTGAGCAGTTCCTTATCCCTAGTTGGTATGAGTAATCATTCTTTTGgagctttttgaaaaaataacttATATGTGTGAATGTGGATGTGCaaatgccatggcatgcatgtggaggtcaggaatGAGCATTCTGCGGTCTCTGCAAGACCACCTagtttgaggcagggttgttgTGAATCTTGCTCTGCTATTCTTTTTGCTATGCCCACCAAGAGTACATGAAAaattctctcatctctgctttctACCTCACCATcagcatgctggaattaaaaagcctgccatggcttctaGCTTTCCACATTGGGTCTCAGGATCCAATTTGAGTACTCCAACTTGAGTGGccagcactgagcaatctcccagccccagaaatcaTTTTTAAGCAAGACATGAGTTCCtttctatattaaaaataatgacaaattTCACTAACAACTATTTATATGTCtgtagaaaatgagaaaatttaaaGAAGTTCATTAAAAGGGAATATAAATAATAAGGGCAGCTTTGTGGTACAAGTAACATTAAAAAGCCACTACAACTATATAGGAAGCCTCtgaatcaattaaaaatatagtttgCTATAAATACTAAGAAAAAGTAACAATTAgtccacaaaaaaaagaaactgcctCTAGCTAATGGGAAGAATGTCAAATATCACTACTAGTTACAGtttacaaattaaaacaatatttcaCACTTTTATTAACTGCTTTTATTATGCTCAAATGCTAAAAAATATACTAACAGTTAAAGTGAATTGGAGATTTTAACACACAGTTTTTCTGAGAGCATCAAAATACACATTTATCAAAATTATACATGACCTTTCACCTAAAAAATTTGCTTGTAGCAATTTATGCCAAAATTCTAATTGCCAATAAGCATTGTAGTCATTTGTTAATAGTAAAAGGTTAGAAACAATCAAATGAACATCACTTTGGTAAAGGTATGAGTCTGTGAGAGAGAACTTTGCCATGTTAGAAAAAGACTGGGCAATGGAGAATTCAAGAATATTCATATATGTTCTTAGCCCAGCTTCAATTTATCTCCAAAGATAGGGGTGGATAAAAGACACCAAAACTTTTGTGCAATGAATTTCTCAGGAATATTGTCtctatttcttgatttatttgtACACTTCTTAAACCAAGCTAAATAAAGTTTTACATGCATTTGCCCAATTCACAGTCTTTAGAATTTGTGAACTAAATTGGGCAAATCAAGAGTTAACCaatgatgggtgtggtggttcatgcctttaatccaagcactctggagacagaggtagaaggatttctgggCTTGAGGCTAGCCCAAGGCCtgaggcaacatagtgagttccatggcagcctggactacagcaagaccctaccttggaaaaaaaaaaagaaaagagttaacCAAGACCTTTTTCTGGAAATCTGATCTTCCACAGACTCTTACTGTGAAGTGGTATGAAAAAGTAATGTCTGAGACTGCTATGCTGCCTCTACTCTCAGAGGAACTGTCCAGTGCTAAGCCAGTACACAGACAAAAGAGATAGCCCACAGATACGTGACTGAAGAAAGGGACTCTGTCTTCATTCCAGCGGAGACCTCTAGACCACGCCATGAAAAAGATTAATTTCACTGTTTATATTAACTCAGCCAATCATTTATTGGTAATGCACAtggatatttatatatttcttgaCCAATTTGACTTTTTGTCACATGCAAGTAACTGATTCTTATTTATGgaatattaaaaagcaaaaagaaactccagatctTTAACTTGCAAATATACAAACTAAGGTAAGAAACGGGGAAATTCTTGTGCAAAATAGTGAGTGAGTGAGATTAACTGCCACTAGGCTTATATGGAAAACTCAGGACTTACAGAATCATTAGGGAGCATAGAAATCTTGGAAGGTTGTTGACTCTTCAAGTACTTCCTACTCCTTTTaaatgtatcttttttattttattttttgttattttcatttatttgtttgagagcaacagacagagaaagaggcagatagagagacagagagagagaaagggcacgccagggcctcaagccactgcaaacaaactccagactcatactcccccttgtgcatctggctaacatgggtcctgggtagtccagcctagaaccggggtccttaggcttcacaggcaagcacttaaccactaagtcatctctctagcccctaatatGTATCTTTTTATACTAGAgggaaaaaaatttaagctggatCACATAAATAGAGCATTCAAATGAATCTGAGTCCCTGTGATAATCTGTAGCTTTGAAAAAGCCATCTTTGCACATTTCAAAATGAAGTTAGTGAAAAGCAAGTCTGAAAGAGTGAATTCTAGTAAGAAAGTCCAAAATATTAGGTCTGGAACACAAGTTCTGTTCCCTAACAAATATATCTCATCATATACAACATGTTGTAGCAACTGAAAATCACATCAATTTATGAAAGGGTAGTTAGGATCCACCCTAGAAACAAAAGGCAAATGGAAGTTCTTCCCTACACCTGACCATTGGTTTGAATTATCTTCAGGCCATAGTTAAAACTGGGGTAGTTAAACTAATGAAAGCATGAGGAATGCacctagaaaaaaatgtatatattattaatatcaaATGAGAgtcattttggtttatttatgatttttcccAGGATGCTAATATGCTATCAACTAGTAGCAAATAGCATTATTGGCATAGAACGTGAGAAGCCAGAGGACTGTCCTATCATTAAACACTGATTGTCCAGTGTTTGTCCTTATGGCTTACTTCAGCACTAAGTTGCCTTGGAAGAACACTATCTCCAGAACTTAACATCTTCATTCTTACCCTACTG
This window contains:
- the LOC101615972 gene encoding olfactory receptor 6C68-like, which translates into the protein MRNHTAITTFILLGLTDDPQLQVFLFIFLFITYMLSITGNLTIITLTVVDSHLKTPMYFFLQNFSCLEISFTTACIPRFLYSISTGDRTITYDACATQLFFTDLFGVTEFFLLATMSYDRYVAICKPLHYMTIMNSKVCKTMIVICWISALIIILPPLGIGLRLEFCDSNIIDHFGCDANPLLKISCSDTWLIEQMVIASAVLTFIITLICVVLSYIYIIRTIIKFPSVQQRKKAFSTCSSHMIVVSITYGSCIFIYIKPSAKEEATLNKGVTVLISSISPMLNPFIYTLRNKQVKQASSDFLKKIAYLLRK